Proteins encoded together in one Salvelinus fontinalis isolate EN_2023a chromosome 6, ASM2944872v1, whole genome shotgun sequence window:
- the LOC129858356 gene encoding tetratricopeptide repeat protein 9C-like, with product MASLETPGDESRELGAGAAGVSCSGTPTKPGPSGANIDSQLQDAVHLKTEGNKFYKEKNLRSAIGRYHRSLLILRSLDSDVTAAVKGFGPEAPVLTTGQEELLRNTQIDCYNNLAACLLQRECVDYTRVQEYSLRVLQLRPGDIKALYRAGVATLELGDSQSAKQYLTQASKGQPNDTNVRRHLQRAEERLSTEYQKEKALYRGMFSSSQRAGEGASGGVTQN from the exons ATGGCGAGTCTAGAGACACCAGGAGATGAGAGTAGGGAGCTGGGGGCCGGGGCTGCAGGGGTAAGCTGTTCAGGAACGCCTACCAAGCCTGGACCCTCAGGTGCCAACATAGACTCCCAGCTACAAGATGCTGTCCATTTAAAAACGGAGGGGAACAAATTCTACAAAGAGAAAAACCTTCGGTCTGCAATTGGACGTTACCACCGTTCGTTGCTCATTCTGCGTAGTTTAGACTCTGATGTCACTGCGGCAGTGAAGGGGTTTGGTCCTGAGGCTCCTGTACTCACCACAGGACAAGAAGAACTACTTAGGAACACACAGATTGACTGCTACAACAATTTAGCAG cctgtctgctgcagagggagtGTGTCGACTACACGCGTGTCCAGGAGTACAGCTTGCGGGTGTTGCAGTTGCGGCCAGGTGACATCAAGGCCCTGTACAGAGCAGGAGTGGCCACTCTGGAGCTGGGAGACTCACAGAGCGCCAAGCAATACCTCACTCAGGCCAGCAAAGGACAACCCAATG ACACTAATGTGAGGAGGCACCTGCAGCGAGCGGAGGAGAGGCTGAGCACGGAGTACCAGAAGGAGAAGGCTCTGTACCGGGGCATGTTCTCCTCCAGTCAGAGAGCCGGGGAGGGGGCCAGCGGAGGTGTCACCCAGAATTAA
- the LOC129858357 gene encoding microtubule-associated proteins 1A/1B light chain 3C-like gives MPPFEKSMELMSFKQRKCLATRKHEVCSIRTKFPNKLPVIVERYLREKTLPLLDKTKFLVPFELTLGQFLCLLRSKIDLESTQALYLLVSERSMSCMSSSMGDVYSQYSDPDGFLYITYASQDMFGGDVDATPPC, from the exons ATGCCTCCCTTCGAGAAATCCATGGAGCTGATGTCTTTCAAGCAAAGAAAATGCCTTG CAACAAGAAAACATGAAGTGTGCAGTATTCGTACCAAATTCCCAAACAAGTTACCC GTGATCGTAGAGCGTTACCTCCGTGAGAAAACCCTTCCCCTATTGGACAAGACCAAATTCCTGGTTCCATTCGAGCTGACCTTGGGTCAGTTCCTCTGTCTACTCAG gAGTAAGATTGACCTGGAGTCCACCCAGGCTCTGTACCTGTTGGTGTCAGAGAGGAGCATGTCCTGCATGTCGTCCAGTATGGGAGACGTCTACTCCCAGTACAGCGACCCGGATGGCTTCCTTTACATCACCTATGCCTCACAGGACATGTTCGGAGGGGACGTGGACGCTACCCCTCCCTGCTGA
- the LOC129858355 gene encoding dapper homolog 2-like, translating into MPGRRSCVNSLWSGTERVRIGERLKATLAGILELDLLRGQHLDMIDAALDLKDTSSTGTTVTVITDQQEENLESAASDGSATSRRQQVPFPPSETVLPCHTSTLDKDSVGNSGGDRLVHSRGDGVGGDDSRWSTLSWDAPSDLLSPPDLDGAVQVDYDSRPSSGFYSVSGSSLSDSCYSVSSEAVLGQGGPVPGGQVRAGPGAPSGGAFRLWEQRPLSADHSDIQWPEAAQQPRTQRIEETTEIGDRRPVSTGDLEMNSLFFLSDLCSSLGDPHPGSLLPLADPRPQLDPRFCSDLVSRRTKEVYHYPSPLHAVALQSPLFTSSQDPSPSSRLSPSPDSSAQAEESQSTPLFRPPQPPHPSTFTQLEQYITRLARQYRSRVAPFDTTPTATPGPGCHRGPRTPGHGSTQSLLAFESRSTPSNLTAGSVTPCKSFLGNSARVNLSNIGKKASRNSINLGHLPSVTGEDLKINLHLNLSLNLSPNLNKNLGLDSNSKEGISTSGVLSSDHAIPTASPSPSTSSLSTAATPTPALRSRPRISTCPSNLNHRSSLEVTGAGSGLGFSRSLDWSGLDSSPGKVTRSQPSVNAPDASPSKLSEDSAMVGEISRLSGLPRAVVVGLMEQGVELDVDCFQSDAERRGQGSEFKAQSSSPSSHQTAQNDHQSHHHDYSSVHHLHASNETEHDPQRPIQLSLSVTHSPQSHSGLTPPNSSSPHSSSTNHPYQSTSTHPPTHHHVTHHHTHTFHCQQTPSPSDPASSPSSRDRPRVRSPPRPLQPSPLANTPFSVFRRDDPFQCSLPRVRDSSSPQRGSIQPRGGSLRQGAGGGGGRWRVDGEGEGWKRMDGEGLYQGKHASKELVRASTVSSFHRKQRCYSSNWGEQGSHDTAQTPKKVAAKLWRGFEGRSWGKEAEEEENKERWKREGIRRKEKDDQKEKHAKAERREKESSASKRKGKGGGGWDKRSSSLRLSRRALFRSESQGDVLEPRAQKEERLRGAQWTSSLELSMERVRPLALGRRGEEDKRLSSTASLFHLSRSQSLEGSCPSLSPPLSSPSFSPSPPPSRATLTRSRSLRDLSRRVFSSVRSLSLKHKTSRK; encoded by the exons ATGCCTGGCCGCCGCAGTTGTGTGAATTCGCTCTGGTCTGGCACGGAGCGGGTTAGGATTGGCGAGCGGCTGAAAGCGACCCTGGCCGGAATCCTTGAGCTGGATTTGCTCCGGGGCCAACATCTGGACATGATCGATGCGGCGCTGGACCTCAAAGACACCAGTAGCACCGGTACCACGGTGACTGTCATCACCGATCAACAGGAGGAAAACCTCGAGAGCGCAGCCTCGGATGGCTCTGCGACATCCCGCAGGCAACAG GTTCCTTTTCCCCCTTCAGAAACAGTGTTGCCATGCCACACCAGCACGTTGGACAAGGACAGTGTGGGGAACTCTGGTGGAGATAGGCTGGTTCATTCCAGAGGTGATGGGGTTGGTGGGGATGACTCACGCTGGTCCACCCTCTCTTGGGATGCCCCGTCTGACCTGCTCTCCCCCCCGGACCTTGATGGTGCAGTCCAGGTGGACTATGACTCCAGGCCCAGCTCAG GCTTTTATTCAGTCAGTGGCAGCTCCCTATCAGACTCCTGCTACTCTGTGTCCAGTGAGGCAGTCCTGGGCCAGGGGGGTCCAGTACCAGGTGGGCAAGTCCGGGCCGGACCAGGAGCACCCTCAGGGGGAGCCTTCAGGCTGTGGGAACAGCGGCCCCTCTCTGCAGACCACAGTGACATCCAGTGGCCGGAGGCCGCGCAGCAGCCAAGAACTCAGCGCATTGAGGAGACCACAGAGATCGGTGATAGGAGACCAGTATCTACAG GTGACCTGGAAATGAACAGTCTCTTCTTCCTGTCTGACCTGTGCTCTAGCCTGGGTGACCCCCATCCCGGCTCCCTCCTCCCACTCGCTGACCCCCGACCCCAACTCGACCCCAGGTTCTGTTCTGACCTGGTGTCCCGGAGGACCAAGGAGGTGTACCATTACCCCAGCCCCCTCCATGCCGTGGCCCTCCAGAGCCCCCTCTTCACCTCCAGTCAGgacccctcaccctcctctcgccTTTCCCCGAGTCCGGACTCCTCTGCCCAGGCGGAGGAATCTCAGTCCACCCCCCTCTTCCGGCCCCCCCagcctcctcacccctccacctTCACCCAGCTGGAGCAGTACATCACCAGGCTGGCTCGCCAGTACCGCAGCCGGGTTGCCCCCTTTGACACCACCCCTACCGCCACCCCTGGGCCAGGTTGCCACAGGGGCCCCAGAACCCCTGGCCATGGCTCCACTCAGTCGCTGTTGGCCTTCGAGAGCCGCAGTACcccctccaacctgacagcgGGCAGTGTGACACCCTGCAAGTCTTTTCTGGGTAATTCTGCACGGGTCAACCTCAGCAATATTGGTAAGAAGGCCAGTAGGAACTCCATCAACCTGGGCCACCTGCCCTCTGTGACAGGAGAGGACCTCAAAATCAACCTCCACCTCAACCTCAGTCTCAACCTCAGCCCCAATCTGAACAAAAACCTGGGTTTAGACTCAAACTCCAAGGAAGGTATTAGCACTAGTGGTGTATTAAGTAGTGACCATGCTATCCCcactgcctccccctctccttccacctcctccctctccaccgcCGCCACTCCCACCCCTGCCCTGAGGTCTCGGCCACGCATCTCAACATGTCCCTCCAACCTCAATCACCGGAGCTCTCTGGAGGTCACCGGGgctgggtcagggctagggttctCCCGCTCGCTGGACTGGAGTGGACTGGATTCTTCACCAGGGAAAGTGACAAGGAGTCAACCCAGCGTCAATGCCCCGGACGCCAGCCCTAGTAAGCTCAGCGAGGACTCAGCGATGGTGGGGGAGATCTCCCGTCTCTCTGGCCTGCCCCGGGCTGTGGTGGTGGGCCTAATGGAGCAGGGCGTAGAGCTGGATGTCGACTGCTTCCAGAGCGACGCTGAGagaagaggtcaggggtcagagtttAAAGCCCAaagctcctccccttcctcccaccAGACAGCCCAGAATGACCACCAGTCTCATCATCATGATTATTCCAGCGTCCATCACCTCCACGCCAGTAACGAGACTGAACATGACCCCCAGAGGCCGATCCAGCTGTCCCTCAGTGTCACCCACTCCCCACAGTCCCACTCCGGCCTCACACCTCCCAACTCCTCCAGTCCCCATTCCAGTAGCACCAATCACCCTTACCAGTCCACCTCAACCCACCCACCTACCCATCATCATGtcacccaccaccacacacacaccttccactGCCAACAAACCCCTTCCCCATCTGACCCCGCCTCTTCCCCCTCGTCCCGTGACCGCCCCAGGGTACGCTCCCCACCCCGCCCTCTCCAGCCCTCCCCCCTCGCCAATACTCCATTCTCTGTGTTCCGGCGGGATGACCCATTCCAGTGCTCCCTGCCTCGCGTCAGGGACAGCAGCTCACCACAAAGGGGCAGCATCCAGCCCAGAGGGGGGTCACTACGGCAGGGTGCAGGGGGTGGAGGGGgtagatggagggtagatggggagggagaaggatggaAAAGGATGGATGGGGAGGGGCTCTACCAGGGGAAGCATGCATCCAAGGAGTTGGTGAGGGCATCGACGGTGAGCAGCTTCCACAGGAAACAGAGGTGCTACAGCAGCAACTGGGGAGAGCAAGGCAGTCACGACACGGCCCAGACGCCAAAGAAGGTGGCAGCCAAACTCTGGAGGGGCTTCGAAGGACGTTCATGGGGGAAAGaggctgaggaagaggagaacaaggagaggtggaagagagaggggatcaggagaaaggagaaagatgACCAAAAGGAGAAGCATGCCAAGGCAGAgaggcgagagaaagagagcagtgcCTCAAAACGCAAAGGGAAGGGTGGTGGTGGCTGGGACAAGCGTAGCTCCAGCCTGAGGCTGTCCAGACGGGCTCTGTTCCGCAGTGAGTCCCAGGGGGACGTGCTGGAGCCTCGAGCCCAGAAAGAGGAGCGTCTGAGGGGGGCACAGTGGACCTCCTCCCTGGAGCTCAGCATGGAGCGGGTTCGTCCGTTGGCGTTGGGAAGAAGAGGGGAAGAAGACAAGCGCCTGTCCTCTACTGCCAGCCTCTtccacctctctcgctctcagagTCTGGAGGGaagctgtccctccctctctcctcctctctcctccccatcgtTCTCGccatcccctcctccttctcggGCAACCCTCACACGCTCGCGCTCACTGAGGGACCTGAGTAGAAGGGTGTTTAGCTCAGTGAGGTCTCTGAGTTTGAAACACAAGACGTCGAGAAAGTGA